ACTGCCCAGTACGGTGGCGGATCGACCGCATGTTTTCGGCTGGATGAATCTGGCAGCCTCGTCGAACGATCCGATCTTCAAGAACACCCACCGGGATCGGGTGTCGTACCCGGTCGCCAAGAGACCGCGCACGCGCACTGGACGGGAACATCACCCGATGACCGTTTTGTTTTCGTTCCCGATTTGGGAATGGACAAAGTGGTGATCTATAAACTCGATTCGTCCGCAGGCACGTTGACGCCTCATGGCTATGGAGAGTGTCCTGCAGGAGGCGGTCCACGCCATATGAAATTCAGCCCAGACGGAACCAAAGTCTATGTGCTGAATGAATTGGCGCTCTCGGTGACGGTGTTCGACTATGACGCGGAAGCGGGTGCGATGAAGCCTATCCAGACGATCGAAACTTTGCCTGAAAGCGTGAAGGCAAAGGAAGACTTCAACAGTGCATCCGAAATCCGCGTTCATGCTTCTGGGAAATTTGTCTACTCGGCAAACCGTGGAAACGATTCGATCACGGCTTATAGCGTTGAAGAAGCAACCGGGCGATTGAGCTTGATCGAAGTTGAACCGATCCATGGCGCGTGGCCGCGTAATTTCAATATCGACCCGAGCGGTCGTTTTCTGCTGGCGGCAGGAAAGAACACGAATTCGATTTCGATTTTCACCATCGATCAAACGACGGGCGAATTGCAATTCACACGCGATGCCGTTTTCGTCCCACAGTCAATTTGTGTGCTGTTCTAAAGACCGCTGTATAGGATTCGGCGATCAATATCAGATGATCGCTTGGTGAAAGCCGGCGTGACGGTTGAAGGGTCACCGCGATTGGCTGACCGCGATGGTTTATTTGACCAGTTTCTGAAACTGCTTGAACGTTTTCGTGTTCGCTACGTCTGCTTTGGTCAAACCGCCACGGCGTGCTTGCTTGATACCGTATTGCATCACATCCAACCCATGAATGCTGTGGGCGTCGGTGCTGATAACGATGGGGATGCCCAGTTTCTTTGCGGCTGCCAGATGAATCTCGTTTAGGTCCAGCCGAGCGGGATTCGCGTTCAGCTCCA
The Stieleria sp. JC731 genome window above contains:
- a CDS encoding lactonase family protein — encoded protein: MRFTVCLIVGVLMMTAACREAAADVVDVWFGTSTPRGGLSKGIYHGAFDTESGKLRDIELAAEISGPGFLAKHPNGKMLYAVATKSGTPSVVAYQIDGESGKQSLVEDSSLPIGDGGAAHVSVSRDGKVVLTAQYGGGSTACFRLDESGSLVERSDLQEHPPGSGVVPGRQETAHAHWTGTSPDDRFVFVPDLGMDKVVIYKLDSSAGTLTPHGYGECPAGGGPRHMKFSPDGTKVYVLNELALSVTVFDYDAEAGAMKPIQTIETLPESVKAKEDFNSASEIRVHASGKFVYSANRGNDSITAYSVEEATGRLSLIEVEPIHGAWPRNFNIDPSGRFLLAAGKNTNSISIFTIDQTTGELQFTRDAVFVPQSICVLF